One window of Nicotiana tomentosiformis chromosome 11, ASM39032v3, whole genome shotgun sequence genomic DNA carries:
- the LOC117280024 gene encoding uncharacterized protein, whose amino-acid sequence MARETAFCSFGIPDNCTYFCWRNAQLVGYGIEVVTPGEVEIPSLQIIIEAWIEDIDGVKSRLEQLSLIDEKHLAKVCFGQLYQQRMARAYNKKVLSRQFEVGQLVLKRIFPHQEEAKGKFASNWQGPYLIKKVLSKGALHLADIEEKVIDISINLDAIKRYYV is encoded by the coding sequence atggcacgagaaactgccttttgctcttttgggataccggacaACTGCACATACTTCTGTTGGCGCAACGCCCAACTTGTTGGTTATGGCATTGAAGTGGTAACCCCTGgtgaagttgagattccctctctccaAATCATTATTGAAGCATGGATCGAGGACATTGACGGGGTCAAGTCTCGATTGGAAcaattgagtttgattgatgaaaaacatTTGGCGAAAGTTTGTTTTGGtcaattataccaacaaagaatggcacgcgcttataATAAGAAAGTGCTCTCAAGACAATTcgaggtaggacaacttgttttgaaacgtatctttccgcaccaggaagaagcaaaaggaaagttcgcctcgaattggcaaggtccttacctcatcaaaaaagtattgtcaaaaggagctctacACTTGGCAGATATAGAAGAAAAGGTGATAGATATATCCATCAACTTAGATGcgatcaagagatactatgtctgA